One Anthonomus grandis grandis chromosome 12, icAntGran1.3, whole genome shotgun sequence DNA window includes the following coding sequences:
- the LOC126742651 gene encoding growth arrest-specific protein 1-like isoform X1: MVTMWSTILPMAALVAVGVSMPCEEARMKCAYREGCGKALQHYLIGCSGVLPGPEGLAYCPGICAFSLVALISTEEGKALMDCECGGDAYCEEEKQRTEICKPQVLRTINEPIVPCTVAESICHADSECSTAFGYYQRYCKAMFHGKKCTPKCHNSINILRRQNKAQKLKECKCDGTEDYNCRGIQRNMEKLCFHNHHHYNVTKSKAEDTPEVIMSSFGVRVTVSSIMFLVTYLGLLIR, translated from the exons GGTTACAATGTGGTCCACGATCTTACCAATGGCGGCGCTAGTGGCTGTAGGAGTAAGCATGCCGTGTGAAGAAGCAAGAATGAAATGCGCCTACAGGGAGGGTTGCGGAAAGGCTCTACAGCATTACCTGATTGGCTGTTCGGGAGTACTACCAGGACCTGAGGGTTTAGCTTACTGTCCAGGAATATGCGCTTTTTCTTTGGTTGCATTGATCTCGACGGAGGAAGGAAAAGCTCTTATGGAT TGTGAGTGCGGAGGAGACGCCTACTGCGAAGAAGAAAAGCAACGTACCGAAATCTGCAAACCACAAGTTCTAAGGACCATTAATGAGCCTATAGTTCCATGCACGGTAGCGGAAAGCATATGTCACGCAGATTCCGAATGCTCGACAGCGTTTGGATATTACCAGAGATACTGTAAAGCCATGTTCCATGGAAAAAAATGCACACCAAAGTGCCATAATTCCATTAATATCCTGCGTAGGCAAAACAAAGCCCAAAAGCTCAAAGAATGTAAATGTGACGGTACTGAAGATTACAATTGTAGAGGAATCCAGAGAAATATGGAGAAATTATGCTTCCACAATCACCATCACTATAACGTAACGAAATCGAAGGCCGAGGATACTCCAGAAGTGATAATGTCTTCGTTTGGAGTGAGAGTGACAGTATCGAGTATTATGTTTTTAGTGACTTACCTCGGACTTTTGATACGATAG
- the LOC126742651 gene encoding growth arrest-specific protein 1-like isoform X2: MWSTILPMAALVAVGVSMPCEEARMKCAYREGCGKALQHYLIGCSGVLPGPEGLAYCPGICAFSLVALISTEEGKALMDCECGGDAYCEEEKQRTEICKPQVLRTINEPIVPCTVAESICHADSECSTAFGYYQRYCKAMFHGKKCTPKCHNSINILRRQNKAQKLKECKCDGTEDYNCRGIQRNMEKLCFHNHHHYNVTKSKAEDTPEVIMSSFGVRVTVSSIMFLVTYLGLLIR; encoded by the exons ATGTGGTCCACGATCTTACCAATGGCGGCGCTAGTGGCTGTAGGAGTAAGCATGCCGTGTGAAGAAGCAAGAATGAAATGCGCCTACAGGGAGGGTTGCGGAAAGGCTCTACAGCATTACCTGATTGGCTGTTCGGGAGTACTACCAGGACCTGAGGGTTTAGCTTACTGTCCAGGAATATGCGCTTTTTCTTTGGTTGCATTGATCTCGACGGAGGAAGGAAAAGCTCTTATGGAT TGTGAGTGCGGAGGAGACGCCTACTGCGAAGAAGAAAAGCAACGTACCGAAATCTGCAAACCACAAGTTCTAAGGACCATTAATGAGCCTATAGTTCCATGCACGGTAGCGGAAAGCATATGTCACGCAGATTCCGAATGCTCGACAGCGTTTGGATATTACCAGAGATACTGTAAAGCCATGTTCCATGGAAAAAAATGCACACCAAAGTGCCATAATTCCATTAATATCCTGCGTAGGCAAAACAAAGCCCAAAAGCTCAAAGAATGTAAATGTGACGGTACTGAAGATTACAATTGTAGAGGAATCCAGAGAAATATGGAGAAATTATGCTTCCACAATCACCATCACTATAACGTAACGAAATCGAAGGCCGAGGATACTCCAGAAGTGATAATGTCTTCGTTTGGAGTGAGAGTGACAGTATCGAGTATTATGTTTTTAGTGACTTACCTCGGACTTTTGATACGATAG